The Dermochelys coriacea isolate rDerCor1 chromosome 7, rDerCor1.pri.v4, whole genome shotgun sequence genome window below encodes:
- the CCDC87 gene encoding coiled-coil domain-containing protein 87, with product MPGFDGARPRAGSSWDLCALEETEGVTQTLHQVYQGILAPLSLFQPPAKGPPGASEPTLAPAPPSLQLHGTQETSSAEPPSTPETSHTLPSGSPKTPVPAFSIPVSLAALTQLIEGRLSLGNDSLPISSQAGQVFKEIILAEVKFAWEDASQSLSNPALSSWQNKDLYQHLVSYITLVSEHLFFHYLCLIELHRDMAVFTDYANLTRFAAQLSLDCSRLLNMAAVQHLLIAELKTPQNHFFLDSKTARPEQKRPPQRGRHSARSTVGCCLGLTITHFIKLTRPHIQTCRQKIAKDIKELEEIPPLDLSRVYHLIPNVETFGSCFSNLPCVAVRTPCSCTPGSEDREDTKWVRHEAGSISKKSHSLPNMRAGQLLSDELGIHLPPRPLTPIMPSHYAESATDGNLPESTAIAEDLRKLIQGSLLRSGCRRDDSEGAELPPIIGALTRRRANVTKLQQLQETLRCLQEEEMAEQQLRDMVVFAPPTHPQAATVNLQIHHGMVAKTADLQVSDRVLVDSVAIQRYAPLYNDFLGEIDAATVSYLDANLSAGEKIREIYKELIKIIPTEYLRFDQGPLIEPAAVNMDLSNSLASSTLIKRKNEQVINTELNKLLPAGPFSTQKVTTPVQSSLPFMIAHQQKTTWYQWWKSTLNADDYLKYVSSKESDYLHVIFHLYNEEEQPLFIDEAQKKQLEEAQKEVKQKVAEVRSKREKYMPGMWNTNTITLGGLGTFEDQDHKPEDLRLLQKRLERLWAVLHFPDRERLDMAIKYSSNQSFTQLPAMLEAWEKAAKSIQERELLLVELEKFEQAASDPNRFFERKLESFTTRTWESRTRGHLYAAIAKYDTDLYIILHQIKERFHDTVTFKGRPYLEKMQWDKVEMLYWLQQERRAGALAKETGREARLWKLPPLAPVGNSAGFSPPSQ from the coding sequence ATGCCCGGGTTCGATGGCGCCAGGCCCCGCGCTGGCTCCTCCTGGGATCTCTGTGCCTTGGAGGAGACGGAGGGAGTGACCCAGACGCTGCACCAGGTCTACCAGGGCATCCTGGCCCCGCTCTCCCTCTTCCAGCCTCCTGCAAAGGGGCCCCCAGGAGCCTCAGAGCCCACCCTAGCCCCGGCCCCACCCAGCCTCCAGCTCCATGGTACACAGGAGACTAGTTCTGCCGAGCCTCCCAGCACCCCGGAGACCAGCCACACGCTACCATCCGGCTCCCCAAAGACTCCAGTGCCTGCATTCTCTATCCCCGTTTCCCTAGCTGCTCTGACCCAGTTGATTGAAGGGCGCCTTTCTTTGGGCAATGATTCGTTGCCCATTTCCAGCCAGGCAGGACAGGTCTTCAAGGAGATCATCCTGGCAGAAGTAAAATTCGCCTGGGAGGATGCCAGTCAGTCACTCTCCAACCCAGCCCTCAGCAGCTGGCAGAACAAGGACCTATACCAGCATCTGGTGTCATACATCACACTTGTCTCTGAACATCTCTTCTTCCACTATCTCTGCCTGATAGAGCTCCACCGGGACATGGCTGTCTTCACTGACTATGCCAACCTCACACGCTTCGCAGCCCAGCTCTCTCTGGACTGCTCCAGACTCCTCAACATGGCTGCCGTCCAGCACCTTCTCATTGCAGAGCTGAAGACCCCACAGAACCACTTTTTTCTTGACAGCAAGACAGCTCGGCCAGAGCAAAAACGGCCACCGCAGAGAGGCCGGCACTCCGCCAGAAGCACTGTGGGCTGCTGCCTCGGCCTCACCATCACTCACTTTATCAAACTGACCAGGCCCCATATCCAGACATGCAGGCAGAAAATAGCAAAGGATATCAAAGAACTTGAGGAGATACCCCCACTGGACTTAAGCAGAGTCTATCACTTGATCCCTAATGTAGAGACTTTTGGCAGCTGCTTTAGCAACCTGCCATGTGTAGCAGTGAGAACCCCCTGCTCCTGTACCCCTGGTTCAGAAGATCGGGAAGACACAAAGTGGGTCAGGCATGAGGCTGGCTCCATTTCCAAGAAAAGTCATTCATTGCCAAATATGAGAGCTGGGCAACTCCTCTCAGATGAACTTGGGATCCATCTTCCCCCTCGCCCCCTCACACCGATAATGCCCAGTCACTATGCTGAGTCAGCAACAGATGGCAATCTCCCAGAGTCCACGGCCATAGCCGAGGACCTCCGCAAGCTAATTCAAGGCTCCCTTCTCAGAAGTGGTTGCAGAAGAGATGACAGTGAGGGCGCAGAGCTGCCTCCCATCATTGGAGCTCTGACACGACGCAGAGCCAATGTAACCAAACTCCAGCAGCTTCAGGAGACACTTAGATGCCTCCAAGAAGAGGAGATGGCTGAACAACAGCTGAGAGATATGGTAGTTTTTGCACCACCCACTCACCCTCAAGCTGCCACGGTGAATCTTCAAATACACCATGGCATGGTAGCAAAAACAGCTGACCTACAAGTGTCCGACAGAGTGCTTGTTGATTCTGTAGCTATTCAGAGATACGCCCCCTTGTATAATGATTTTCTGGGAGAGATTGATGCTGCTACAGTGAGTTATCTGGATGCAAACCTTTCTGCTGGGGAAAAGATCCGGGAAATTTACAAGGAACTGATAAAAATCATCCCCACAGAGTATCTGAGATTTGACCAAGGACCCTTGATAGAGCCTGCAGCTGTGAACATGGATTTATCCAACAGCCTGGCTTCCTCCACTCTGATCAAAAGGAAAAATGAGCAGGTGATCAATACAGAATTGAATAAGCTGCTGCCTGCTGGACCATTCAGCACCCAGAAAGTGACTACACCAGTGCAATCAAGTTTGCCCTTCATGATTGCCCATCAACAAAAAACCACTTGGTATCAGTGGTGGAAATCCACCCTTAACGCTGATGACTACCTGAAATATGTCTCCAGCAAGGAGTCCGATTACCTACATGTGATATTTCATTTGTACAATGAGGAGGAGCAGCCACTTTTCATAGATGAAGCCcaaaagaaacagctggaggAAGCACAGAAGGAGGTAAAACAGAAAGTGGCAGAGGTCCGCTCAAAGAGAGAGAAGTACATGCCTGGGATGTGGAACACAAACACCATCACGCTTGGTGGACTTGGGACTTTTGAGGACCAGGACCATAAACCTGAAGATCTCAGACTGCTGCAGAAGCGACTGGAGAGACTCTGGGCAGTTCTTCATTTCCCTGATAGGGAGAGGCTTGATATGGCGATTAAGTACAGCTCCAACCAGTCTTTCACTCAGCTCCCAGCTATGCTCGAAGCCTGGGAGAAAGCAGCAAAGAGTATCCAGGAACGGGAGCTCTTGCTGGTAGAGCTGGAGAAGTTTGAGCAAGCCGCCTCTGATCCAAACCGCTTCTTCGAAAGGAAACTTGAGTCTTTCACCACACGCACATGGGAGTCGAGGACCAGAGGCCATCTATATGCAGCAATCGCCAAGTATGACACTGACCTCTACATCATTCTGCACCAGATCAAGGAGAGGTTCCATGACACTGTGACTTTCAAGGGCCGCCCATACTTGGAGAAGATGCAGTGGGACAAAGTGGAGATGCTGTACTGGCTGCAGCAGGAACGCCGTGCTGGTGCCCTGGCAAAAGAAACGGGGAGAGAGGCGAGGCTTTGGAAGCTACCTCCACTGGCTCCGGTAGGCAACAGTGCAGGATTCTCTCCTCCATCCCAGTAA
- the CCS gene encoding copper chaperone for superoxide dismutase isoform X2 — protein MEAAPGPGEAGGSSCRLEFAVQMNCQECMDAVQASLQGARGLRVLDIRLDSQSVLVETSMSAGKVKGLLESTGRRAVLKGMGSTGPQNLGAAVAMMSGPSLVQGVVRFLQVSPEKCLIEGTIDGLEPGLHGLHVHEFGDVTNSCDSCGDHFNPDGERHGGPQDAHRHLGDLGNVLAGSDGRADFRMEDSQLKGTNPSPSCAWMHRLSSCRNPFAGLYQSLPGKLGIHTCNRDGQRL, from the exons ATGGAAGCGGCGCCGGGGCCCGGGGAAGCAGGAGGCTCCAGCTGCCGG CTGGAGTTCGCCGTGCAGATGAACTGCCAGGAATGCATGGATGCTGTGCAGGCATCTCTGCAAGGAGCAAGAG GGCTCCGGGTGCTGGACATTCGGCTAGACTCTCAGAGTGTGCTGGTGGAGACCAGCATGAGTGCTGGGAAGGTGAAGGGCCTGCTGGAGAGCACAGGCCGCCGGGCTGTGTTGAAGGGCATGGGGAGCACTGGGCCAC AGAACCTCGGTGCAGCTGTGGCCATGATGTCAGGCCCCAGCCTGGTCCAAGGGGTGGTGAGATTCCTGCAGGTTTCACCAGAGAAGTGTCTCATTGAAGGGACTATTGATGGCCTGGAGCCAGGGTTGCATGGGCTGCACGTCCATGAATTTGGGGACGTCACAAACTCCTGCGACAG CTGTGGAGACCATTTCAACCCAGATGGGGAGCGTCACGGGGGCCCGCAGGATGCGCACAGG CATCTCGGAGACCTGGGAAACGTGCTGGCTGGCAGTGATGGAAGAGCAGACTTCCGGATGGAGGACAGCCAGCTAAAG GGAACAAACCCCTCTCCAAGCTGTGCCTGGATGCACCGGCTCTCATCATGCAGAAATCCCTTCGCAGGACTGTACCAGTCTCTGCCAGGGAAACTGGGGATCCACACATGCAACAGGGATGGCCAAAGGCTGTGA
- the CCS gene encoding copper chaperone for superoxide dismutase isoform X1, with protein MEAAPGPGEAGGSSCRLEFAVQMNCQECMDAVQASLQGARGLRVLDIRLDSQSVLVETSMSAGKVKGLLESTGRRAVLKGMGSTGPQNLGAAVAMMSGPSLVQGVVRFLQVSPEKCLIEGTIDGLEPGLHGLHVHEFGDVTNSCDSCGDHFNPDGERHGGPQDAHRHLGDLGNVLAGSDGRADFRMEDSQLKVWDIIGRSLVVDSGEDDLGHGGHPLSKVCGNSGERLACGIIARSAGLFENPKQICTCDGVTLWEEREKPVAGPGRRVLGQPAPHL; from the exons ATGGAAGCGGCGCCGGGGCCCGGGGAAGCAGGAGGCTCCAGCTGCCGG CTGGAGTTCGCCGTGCAGATGAACTGCCAGGAATGCATGGATGCTGTGCAGGCATCTCTGCAAGGAGCAAGAG GGCTCCGGGTGCTGGACATTCGGCTAGACTCTCAGAGTGTGCTGGTGGAGACCAGCATGAGTGCTGGGAAGGTGAAGGGCCTGCTGGAGAGCACAGGCCGCCGGGCTGTGTTGAAGGGCATGGGGAGCACTGGGCCAC AGAACCTCGGTGCAGCTGTGGCCATGATGTCAGGCCCCAGCCTGGTCCAAGGGGTGGTGAGATTCCTGCAGGTTTCACCAGAGAAGTGTCTCATTGAAGGGACTATTGATGGCCTGGAGCCAGGGTTGCATGGGCTGCACGTCCATGAATTTGGGGACGTCACAAACTCCTGCGACAG CTGTGGAGACCATTTCAACCCAGATGGGGAGCGTCACGGGGGCCCGCAGGATGCGCACAGG CATCTCGGAGACCTGGGAAACGTGCTGGCTGGCAGTGATGGAAGAGCAGACTTCCGGATGGAGGACAGCCAGCTAAAG GTCTGGGACATCATCGGCCGCTCTCTGGTGGTGGATTCTGGTGAGGACGACCTTGGCCATGGGGGTCACCCGCTCTCTAAAGTCTGTGGGAACTCGGGTGAGAG gcTGGCCTGTGGGATCATTGCCCGATCTGCTGGGCTGTTCGAGAACCCCAAACAAATCTGCACCTGTGATGGCGTGACGCTATGGGAGGAGCGGGAGAAGCCAGTGGCAGGCCCAGGCAGGAGGGTACTTGGCCAGCCTGCCCCTCACCTGTAG